A genomic window from Clostridium aceticum includes:
- a CDS encoding thioesterase family protein, with product MEFNLKVGMSYKVELEVELKDTAVSLGSGSVEVLATPRMIALMENAAMKVVAADLPEGYSTVGTHLDAKHMAATPIGMKAYAEAELVKVEGKKLTFNIAAYDEKDKIGEGTHTRYIIAVDKFMEKTNQKLDA from the coding sequence ATGGAATTTAATTTAAAGGTTGGTATGTCTTATAAGGTAGAATTAGAAGTAGAACTGAAGGACACAGCAGTATCTCTAGGAAGTGGAAGTGTAGAGGTATTGGCCACACCAAGAATGATTGCGTTAATGGAAAATGCGGCAATGAAGGTAGTAGCGGCTGATTTACCAGAAGGCTATTCCACTGTGGGAACACATTTAGATGCTAAACATATGGCTGCTACCCCAATTGGTATGAAGGCTTATGCAGAAGCAGAGTTAGTGAAAGTAGAAGGTAAGAAACTTACTTTTAATATTGCTGCCTATGATGAAAAGGATAAGATCGGAGAAGGAACTCATACAAGATACATTATTGCAGTAGATAAATTTATGGAAAAAACCAATCAAAAACTAGATGCATAG
- the guaB gene encoding IMP dehydrogenase yields MEDKIVKEGLTFDDVLLIPAKSEILPNEVDLSTYLTKTIKLNVPLMSAGMDTVTEGKMAISMAREGGIGIIHKNMSIEEQALEVDKVKRSEHGVIVDPFFLSPEHAVSDALELMERYHISGVPITVKGKLVGIITNRDIRFETNYDRSITEVMTKDNLITAKEGITMEEAQKILMANKIEKLPIVDQESMLKGLITIKDIEKSIKYPNSAKDSKGRLLVGAAVGITKDMMERVEALYKAKVDVVVVDTAHGHSKGVVEAVKQIKAQYPELQLVAGNIATAEATVALIEAGADAVKVGIGPGSICTTRVVAGIGVPQVTAVYDCAKAAKAYDVPVIADGGIKYSGDIPKAIAVGANVVMIGSLFAGTEESPGETVIYKGRSFKTYRGMGSIGAMEKGSKDRYFQEDNKKLVPEGVEGKVPYKGPLKDTVLQLVGGLKAGMGYCGTATIKDLQENGKFIRITGAGLRESHPHDIIITKEAPNYSVGE; encoded by the coding sequence ATGGAGGATAAGATTGTAAAAGAAGGCTTAACCTTTGACGATGTTCTATTGATTCCTGCTAAATCTGAGATTTTACCAAATGAAGTGGACTTATCTACTTACCTAACAAAGACAATAAAGCTGAATGTTCCATTGATGAGTGCTGGGATGGATACAGTAACAGAAGGTAAGATGGCAATCTCGATGGCTAGAGAAGGCGGCATCGGCATCATTCATAAAAATATGTCAATAGAAGAACAAGCATTAGAAGTGGACAAGGTAAAGCGAAGTGAGCATGGGGTGATTGTAGATCCCTTCTTTTTATCACCAGAACATGCTGTTTCCGATGCTTTAGAACTTATGGAGCGATACCATATCTCTGGTGTACCTATCACTGTAAAAGGAAAACTTGTAGGTATCATTACGAATCGTGATATTCGTTTTGAGACCAATTATGATAGAAGTATTACAGAGGTAATGACCAAAGACAACCTAATCACTGCCAAAGAAGGTATTACAATGGAGGAAGCCCAAAAGATTTTGATGGCGAATAAGATTGAAAAGCTGCCTATTGTAGATCAGGAGAGCATGCTAAAGGGATTAATTACCATTAAGGATATAGAAAAATCCATAAAATACCCTAACTCAGCTAAGGATTCAAAGGGCAGACTATTGGTAGGTGCAGCAGTAGGTATTACTAAAGATATGATGGAGAGAGTAGAAGCTTTGTATAAGGCCAAAGTAGATGTAGTGGTTGTAGACACTGCCCATGGACATTCTAAAGGCGTTGTTGAGGCGGTAAAACAAATTAAAGCACAATATCCTGAACTTCAACTAGTAGCTGGGAACATAGCTACTGCAGAAGCGACGGTAGCCTTGATTGAAGCAGGAGCAGATGCTGTTAAGGTAGGTATTGGTCCTGGATCGATTTGTACGACAAGGGTTGTAGCAGGAATAGGGGTTCCGCAAGTTACAGCTGTATACGATTGTGCAAAAGCAGCCAAGGCTTATGATGTACCAGTCATTGCGGATGGGGGTATAAAATACTCTGGAGATATTCCAAAGGCCATAGCTGTAGGAGCCAATGTTGTCATGATAGGCTCTTTATTTGCAGGCACAGAAGAAAGTCCTGGGGAAACAGTGATTTATAAGGGAAGAAGTTTTAAAACCTATCGAGGTATGGGATCTATCGGTGCTATGGAAAAGGGCAGTAAGGATCGTTACTTCCAAGAAGACAATAAAAAGTTAGTACCAGAGGGCGTAGAAGGAAAAGTACCTTACAAAGGGCCTTTAAAGGATACTGTACTACAGCTAGTAGGTGGATTAAAGGCTGGTATGGGGTACTGTGGTACTGCTACGATTAAAGACCTACAGGAAAATGGAAAATTCATTAGGATTACAGGGGCAGGATTAAGAGAAAGTCATCCCCATGATATCATCATTACAAAAGAAGCACCAAACTATAGTGTAGGAGAATAA
- the groES gene encoding co-chaperone GroES: MNIKPLGDRVVIKKVEAEETTKSGIVLPGSAKEQPQMAEVVAVGPGGVIEGKEITMEVKPGDKVIFSKYAGTEVKYDGVEYTILRQNDILAIVQ, from the coding sequence ATGAATATTAAACCATTGGGTGACAGAGTTGTTATTAAGAAAGTAGAAGCTGAGGAAACAACAAAAAGTGGTATTGTTTTACCAGGAAGTGCTAAAGAGCAACCACAAATGGCGGAAGTTGTGGCTGTAGGTCCTGGGGGTGTAATAGAAGGAAAAGAAATTACTATGGAAGTAAAACCAGGAGACAAAGTAATTTTCTCAAAGTATGCAGGAACAGAAGTAAAGTATGATGGTGTGGAATACACAATTTTAAGACAAAATGATATTTTAGCTATTGTTCAGTAG
- the guaA gene encoding glutamine-hydrolyzing GMP synthase produces MNNELILILDFGGQYNQLIARRVRECNVYCEVVPYKVSLEEIKEKNPKGIIFTGGPASVYGEKSPKCDEGIFALGIPVLGICYGGQLMAETLGGKVKAAEKREYGKTALNLNKDSALFKDIAQNSICWMSHTDFIERAPENFIITATTADCPVAAMENPEKKLYAVQFHPEVEHTASGKEMIKNFLYEVCDCEGTWTTENYIEEEIEAVKSMVGDKKVLCALSGGVDSSVAAVLIHKAIGDNLTCVFVDHGLLRKEEGDQVEEIFKNKFKMNFIRVNAKERFLGKLAGVSDPERKRKIIGEEFIRLFEEEARKLGEIDYLVQGTLYPDIIESGTETASVIKSHHNVGGLPEDMQFELIEPFKYLFKDEVRAVGTQLGLPEEVVWRQPFPGPGLAVRVLGEITEEKLHIVREADAIVREEIKKAGLDREIWQYFAVLPGIMSVGVMGDERTYAHTIGIRAITSSDAMTADWARIPFDVLERMSNRIVNEVQGVNRIVYDITSKPPSTVEWE; encoded by the coding sequence ATGAATAATGAACTAATCCTAATTCTGGATTTTGGTGGACAGTATAACCAATTAATTGCTAGAAGAGTTAGAGAGTGTAATGTATACTGCGAAGTTGTACCCTATAAAGTAAGTTTAGAGGAAATCAAAGAGAAAAACCCTAAAGGTATTATTTTTACAGGAGGACCCGCCAGTGTTTATGGAGAAAAATCTCCAAAATGTGATGAAGGCATCTTTGCCTTAGGTATTCCTGTATTGGGAATTTGCTACGGCGGACAGCTGATGGCAGAGACTTTGGGGGGCAAGGTAAAGGCTGCTGAAAAAAGAGAGTATGGAAAAACTGCTTTAAACCTAAATAAGGATTCTGCACTATTTAAAGATATAGCACAAAATAGTATTTGTTGGATGAGTCATACAGATTTTATTGAAAGAGCACCAGAAAACTTTATTATCACAGCTACTACAGCGGACTGTCCTGTAGCGGCTATGGAAAACCCAGAGAAAAAACTTTATGCTGTTCAATTTCATCCTGAGGTAGAGCATACAGCGTCTGGAAAAGAAATGATTAAAAATTTCTTGTACGAAGTATGTGACTGTGAAGGAACTTGGACCACAGAAAATTATATTGAAGAAGAAATAGAAGCAGTTAAAAGTATGGTGGGGGACAAAAAAGTATTATGTGCTTTATCTGGCGGAGTAGACTCTTCTGTAGCGGCAGTGTTGATTCATAAGGCGATTGGTGACAACCTGACTTGTGTTTTTGTAGATCATGGATTGCTTCGTAAAGAAGAAGGTGATCAGGTAGAAGAAATCTTTAAAAATAAGTTTAAGATGAACTTTATCCGAGTAAATGCAAAGGAACGTTTCCTTGGAAAATTAGCTGGCGTATCAGACCCAGAAAGAAAACGAAAAATCATTGGTGAAGAGTTTATCCGTCTTTTTGAGGAGGAAGCTAGAAAATTAGGAGAAATTGATTATCTAGTACAGGGTACCCTTTACCCAGATATTATAGAAAGTGGCACAGAGACAGCTTCTGTTATCAAAAGCCACCATAATGTAGGTGGACTTCCTGAGGATATGCAGTTTGAGCTTATAGAACCTTTTAAATATCTGTTTAAAGATGAGGTAAGGGCTGTAGGTACGCAATTAGGTCTTCCAGAAGAAGTTGTTTGGAGACAACCCTTCCCAGGACCTGGGCTAGCTGTACGTGTTTTAGGGGAAATTACAGAAGAAAAACTGCACATTGTTCGGGAAGCGGATGCAATTGTTCGAGAAGAAATCAAAAAAGCTGGTTTAGATCGAGAAATTTGGCAATACTTCGCCGTACTACCGGGTATCATGAGTGTAGGGGTGATGGGAGATGAAAGAACCTATGCCCATACAATAGGAATAAGAGCCATCACCAGTTCTGATGCTATGACAGCAGATTGGGCGAGGATTCCTTTTGATGTATTGGAAAGAATGTCTAACCGAATCGTAAACGAGGTACAGGGTGTTAATCGCATTGTTTATGATATTACATCTAAACCGCCGTCAACGGTGGAGTGGGAATAA
- a CDS encoding DNA-3-methyladenine glycosylase family protein, producing MQLNILYKDDEIIVKNILDFDPKHIFECGQCFRWERESDGSYTGVAFKKVLNVKKVGEDVVFRYTTKEDFMEIWMDYFDLNTDYSEIKRKLSKDDAVMKEAVTFGKGIRILRQEPWETLVSFILSANNNIPRIKKSIELLCEGHGEYLGEFYGKKRYAFPDPQTIAKLTIEEIAACNTGYRASYLAKTASVVASMPTALERIKNLDATDCQKELMNYSGVGPKVAQCILFFCMGKMEAFPVDVWIKRVMEHFYFSQETAIPKIQEFAKERYGGYAGFAQQYLFYYARELGLGKK from the coding sequence ATGCAATTAAATATCCTCTATAAAGATGATGAAATAATCGTAAAAAACATACTAGATTTTGATCCTAAGCATATATTTGAATGTGGACAATGTTTTCGATGGGAAAGAGAGTCAGATGGCAGTTATACAGGGGTTGCCTTTAAAAAGGTATTGAATGTAAAAAAGGTAGGGGAAGATGTTGTATTTCGATATACCACTAAAGAAGATTTCATGGAAATATGGATGGACTATTTTGACTTAAATACTGACTATAGTGAGATTAAAAGAAAATTAAGTAAAGATGATGCAGTTATGAAGGAAGCTGTAACCTTTGGTAAGGGAATTAGAATTTTGAGGCAAGAGCCATGGGAAACATTGGTATCTTTTATTCTATCAGCTAATAATAATATACCCAGGATAAAGAAATCTATTGAACTGTTGTGTGAAGGCCATGGAGAATATTTAGGAGAGTTTTACGGAAAAAAAAGATATGCTTTTCCTGATCCACAAACAATAGCCAAGCTAACTATAGAAGAAATTGCTGCTTGCAATACAGGGTATAGGGCTTCTTATCTTGCCAAAACCGCATCTGTGGTGGCTAGTATGCCTACAGCTTTGGAGAGAATAAAAAATCTCGATGCAACAGATTGTCAGAAGGAACTGATGAATTATTCGGGTGTAGGTCCAAAGGTTGCCCAATGCATATTGTTTTTTTGCATGGGTAAAATGGAAGCTTTTCCAGTGGATGTATGGATTAAAAGAGTGATGGAACACTTTTATTTTTCCCAAGAAACAGCAATCCCTAAAATACAAGAATTTGCTAAAGAAAGATACGGAGGATATGCGGGTTTTGCACAACAATATTTGTTTTACTATGCTAGGGAACTAGGCTTAGGAAAAAAATGA
- a CDS encoding NCS2 family permease, with protein sequence MSTKGLDRMFKLTENKTDVKTEIIAGITTYITMAYILFVNPDLLSIAGMDFNAVFMATCLSAAIGTLIMGFYANLPFAQAPGMGLNAFFTFGVVLGLGYTWEQALAAIFISGIVFILLTVTGLRTAIVEAIPTSLKHAIGGGIGLFIALLGFKNAGIVVPYEATLVTLGNFQDPAVLLAVIGLIITGVLMVKRVKGAILIGILATMLLGIPMGVTDLSAGMNFSFDIRPTLFKMDLPGLLNIGEAGVVGAITSVLTVVISFSLVDMFDTIGTLIGTGAKAKMLDENGNLPNMSKALMADAVATSAGALLGTSTVTTYVESAAGVAEGGKTGLTAVTTGILFIFSILLAPFALMVPAEATAPALIIVGVLMMGTLKEIDFEDFGEALPAFLTIAIMPFSFSIANGIAAGLVFLPIVKIATGKAREVHPTVYVLAILFILRFTILPH encoded by the coding sequence ATGAGTACAAAAGGTTTAGACAGAATGTTTAAGCTTACGGAAAATAAAACTGATGTAAAAACGGAAATTATTGCAGGTATTACTACTTATATCACAATGGCGTATATTTTATTTGTAAATCCTGATCTTTTATCTATTGCTGGTATGGATTTTAATGCTGTCTTTATGGCGACTTGCCTTTCAGCGGCGATTGGTACATTGATTATGGGCTTTTATGCAAACTTGCCCTTCGCGCAAGCACCAGGAATGGGGTTAAATGCATTCTTTACCTTTGGCGTTGTATTAGGCTTAGGGTATACATGGGAACAGGCTTTAGCAGCTATTTTTATTTCAGGAATTGTTTTTATTCTCTTAACTGTAACAGGTCTTAGAACTGCTATTGTAGAAGCTATTCCCACATCGTTAAAGCACGCTATTGGCGGAGGTATTGGACTATTTATTGCGTTACTTGGCTTTAAAAATGCAGGGATCGTTGTGCCTTATGAAGCTACTTTAGTGACATTAGGAAATTTTCAAGATCCAGCAGTACTATTAGCAGTGATTGGTTTAATCATTACTGGCGTATTAATGGTAAAGAGAGTAAAGGGAGCTATTTTAATTGGTATTTTAGCAACAATGCTTCTTGGTATCCCTATGGGAGTAACTGATCTATCCGCTGGGATGAACTTCTCCTTTGATATTCGACCTACTTTATTTAAAATGGATTTACCTGGATTATTAAACATTGGAGAAGCTGGTGTTGTAGGAGCAATAACAAGTGTACTAACCGTTGTTATATCCTTCAGTTTAGTAGATATGTTTGATACCATTGGTACATTAATCGGTACAGGTGCAAAAGCAAAAATGTTAGATGAGAATGGCAATTTACCTAATATGAGCAAGGCTTTAATGGCAGACGCTGTTGCAACTTCTGCTGGAGCTTTGTTAGGAACATCTACAGTAACTACTTATGTTGAATCAGCTGCTGGTGTAGCTGAAGGTGGAAAAACCGGACTAACTGCTGTAACAACAGGGATATTATTCATATTTTCTATACTTTTAGCACCTTTTGCATTGATGGTGCCAGCAGAAGCAACAGCTCCTGCACTAATCATCGTGGGTGTTCTAATGATGGGTACATTAAAGGAAATTGATTTTGAAGACTTTGGTGAAGCATTGCCTGCCTTCCTAACCATTGCAATTATGCCATTTTCCTTCAGTATAGCAAATGGTATCGCAGCAGGACTTGTGTTTCTTCCAATTGTTAAAATTGCTACAGGAAAAGCAAGAGAAGTGCATCCAACGGTGTATGTACTAGCTATTCTGTTTATTCTAAGGTTTACGATACTACCTCATTAA
- a CDS encoding DUF554 domain-containing protein gives MLGTVVNAVAIILGGLLGVLLRKGIPDHYKTTIMQGVGLSVLVIGLMGAFKTGNILVVIFSIVLGSIIGEKIKIATKLDEVGLWIEGKIGKGQGTVAKGFVTASLVYCVGAMAIVGSLESGLTGNHQTLYAKSLLDGISAVIFASTLGIGVAFSAAAVFIYQGLITITAGAVKYLLVESVIQEMSAIGGLLIVGIAFNILEIKRISVANMLPAVFLPIVYQVLQPVLQPLLLSISTVLQNIL, from the coding sequence ATGTTGGGAACAGTTGTAAACGCAGTAGCTATTATTCTAGGAGGACTATTAGGTGTTTTGCTAAGGAAAGGTATTCCTGACCATTATAAAACTACGATCATGCAGGGGGTAGGTCTTAGTGTATTGGTGATCGGTCTAATGGGGGCTTTTAAAACTGGTAACATTCTTGTAGTAATATTCAGCATTGTATTAGGTAGTATTATTGGTGAAAAAATAAAGATTGCCACCAAATTAGATGAAGTAGGACTTTGGATAGAAGGAAAAATTGGTAAAGGGCAGGGGACTGTTGCTAAAGGATTTGTAACTGCAAGTCTTGTATACTGTGTAGGGGCAATGGCAATTGTAGGATCTTTAGAAAGTGGATTAACAGGAAATCATCAGACATTATATGCAAAGTCTCTCTTAGATGGAATTTCTGCGGTTATTTTTGCTTCCACCTTAGGTATAGGCGTGGCTTTTTCTGCTGCGGCTGTTTTTATCTATCAAGGACTGATTACTATAACAGCAGGTGCTGTAAAATATCTTTTGGTGGAGTCTGTTATACAGGAAATGTCAGCGATTGGAGGATTGCTGATTGTAGGGATAGCCTTTAACATTCTAGAAATCAAACGAATTTCTGTAGCCAATATGCTGCCAGCAGTATTTCTTCCTATTGTTTATCAGGTATTGCAGCCAGTATTGCAGCCGTTATTGCTTAGTATTAGTACAGTCTTACAAAATATCTTATAA
- the groL gene encoding chaperonin GroEL (60 kDa chaperone family; promotes refolding of misfolded polypeptides especially under stressful conditions; forms two stacked rings of heptamers to form a barrel-shaped 14mer; ends can be capped by GroES; misfolded proteins enter the barrel where they are refolded when GroES binds): MAKEIKFSENARRALESGVNKLADTVKVTLGPKGRNVVIDKKFGSPLITNDGVTIAREIELEDSYENMGAQLVKEVATKTNDVAGDGTTTATLLAQAIIREGIKNVAAGANPMILKKGIEKAVTAAVAELKNISKSVEGKEAIGQVGAISAGDEEIGKLIADAMEKVGKDGVITVEESKSMGTTLDVVEGMQFDRGYLSPYMVTDTEKMEAVLSDPYVLITDKKIANIQEILPVLEQIVQQGKKLLIIAEDVEGEALATLVVNKLRGTFECVAVKAPGFGDRRKAMLEDIAILTGGTVISEELGYELKSVTIDMLGTARTVKVDKENTTIVEGTGDQKAIKDRVHQIKVQIEETTSEFDKEKLQERLAKLSGGVAVIQVGAATETELKERKLRIEDALNATRAAVEEGIVPGGGTALANVASAVEALLDTVEGDEKTGVKIIRRALEEPVRQIAENAGLEGSVIVEKVMNAEKGIGFDALNEKYVNMFEVGIVDPTKVTRSALQNAASISAMLLTTEAAIVDVKEDEPAMPPGMGGGMPMM, translated from the coding sequence ATGGCAAAAGAAATTAAATTCAGTGAAAACGCTAGACGTGCGTTAGAATCAGGTGTAAATAAACTTGCAGACACTGTAAAGGTGACATTAGGGCCAAAAGGAAGAAATGTTGTTATTGATAAAAAGTTTGGATCTCCATTAATCACCAATGATGGTGTTACCATTGCTAGAGAAATTGAATTAGAAGATTCTTATGAAAATATGGGAGCTCAATTAGTAAAAGAAGTTGCTACAAAAACAAATGATGTGGCTGGAGACGGAACTACAACAGCTACACTTTTAGCACAGGCTATTATTAGAGAAGGTATTAAAAACGTAGCAGCTGGTGCAAATCCTATGATTCTAAAGAAGGGTATAGAAAAGGCTGTAACTGCAGCAGTAGCTGAATTGAAAAATATCTCTAAATCAGTAGAAGGTAAAGAAGCTATTGGGCAGGTAGGAGCTATTTCTGCTGGTGATGAAGAAATCGGAAAATTAATCGCAGATGCTATGGAAAAAGTAGGTAAAGATGGTGTTATTACTGTAGAAGAATCTAAGTCTATGGGAACTACTTTAGATGTAGTAGAAGGTATGCAGTTTGACAGAGGATATTTATCTCCATACATGGTTACAGATACAGAAAAAATGGAGGCTGTATTAAGTGATCCATACGTTTTAATTACTGATAAGAAGATTGCTAACATTCAAGAAATCCTGCCAGTATTAGAGCAAATCGTACAACAAGGTAAAAAACTATTGATCATTGCTGAAGATGTTGAAGGTGAAGCATTAGCTACATTAGTTGTAAACAAATTAAGAGGTACTTTTGAATGTGTAGCTGTAAAAGCTCCAGGCTTTGGCGACAGAAGAAAAGCTATGTTAGAAGATATCGCTATCTTAACTGGTGGTACAGTGATCTCCGAAGAACTAGGCTATGAGTTAAAGTCTGTTACAATTGACATGCTAGGAACAGCTAGAACCGTTAAAGTAGACAAAGAAAATACAACGATTGTAGAAGGCACTGGCGATCAAAAAGCCATTAAAGATAGAGTACATCAAATCAAAGTACAAATTGAAGAAACAACCTCTGAGTTTGATAAAGAGAAACTTCAAGAGAGATTAGCAAAATTATCTGGTGGTGTAGCTGTAATCCAAGTAGGTGCTGCTACTGAAACAGAACTAAAAGAAAGAAAGCTTAGAATTGAAGATGCATTAAACGCTACAAGAGCTGCTGTAGAAGAAGGTATCGTACCTGGTGGTGGTACAGCATTAGCAAATGTTGCTTCAGCAGTAGAAGCTTTATTAGATACTGTTGAAGGCGATGAAAAGACAGGTGTTAAGATTATCAGAAGAGCATTAGAAGAGCCTGTAAGACAAATTGCAGAAAACGCAGGGCTTGAAGGTTCTGTTATTGTAGAAAAAGTAATGAACGCAGAAAAAGGTATAGGTTTTGATGCACTAAATGAAAAGTATGTAAATATGTTTGAAGTAGGTATCGTAGACCCAACAAAAGTAACAAGATCTGCACTTCAAAACGCAGCATCTATTTCAGCAATGTTATTAACAACTGAAGCTGCAATAGTAGATGTTAAAGAAGATGAGCCAGCAATGCCTCCAGGAATGGGCGGCGGTATGCCAATGATGTAA
- a CDS encoding aldo/keto reductase → MIYREYGNTGKKVSVIGFGGMRFGKDEDYAVEVVRRASELGINYFDTAHLYCDGRSEAIFGKAFKNMPREFYTSTKTMLRIDPDADAVRRRIEDSLNKLGVEKINFFHMWCIMNLEQYTKIMAPGGPYEGAMKAKEEGLIDHLVFSTHCKGQDIRKIIEDKVFEGVLLGYNVINHPFRQEGIKAALEHNVGVVTMNPLGGGLIPQHHEYFDFIKQYEGESVNQAALRFNGAQDGITVVLAGMGTLEEVEENIKTLEHPLTFSEEKREEIKRKIAKDMDSLCTGCQYCISCPKKIQIHHYLQAYNLKVLKDEETMKKQVDWLKQAGRIKEDDPIAADCIACGKCEVVCTQKLPIIERLKEMGEL, encoded by the coding sequence ATGATTTATAGAGAGTATGGTAATACGGGAAAAAAGGTTTCTGTCATCGGATTTGGCGGAATGCGTTTTGGTAAAGATGAAGATTATGCTGTAGAGGTTGTCCGAAGAGCCAGTGAGTTAGGTATTAATTATTTTGATACAGCACATCTTTATTGTGATGGACGAAGTGAAGCCATTTTTGGAAAGGCATTTAAAAATATGCCAAGGGAGTTTTATACCTCCACAAAAACTATGTTGAGGATCGATCCTGATGCAGATGCTGTAAGAAGAAGAATAGAAGATTCTCTAAATAAGTTAGGTGTAGAGAAAATCAACTTTTTTCATATGTGGTGCATTATGAACTTAGAACAGTATACAAAGATTATGGCTCCTGGCGGTCCTTATGAGGGAGCTATGAAAGCAAAAGAGGAAGGTTTGATCGATCACTTGGTATTTTCTACCCATTGTAAAGGGCAAGATATCCGTAAAATTATTGAAGATAAAGTTTTTGAAGGGGTATTGCTGGGTTATAATGTTATTAATCATCCCTTCCGCCAGGAAGGTATCAAAGCCGCCCTTGAACATAATGTAGGAGTTGTAACCATGAATCCTTTAGGAGGGGGATTAATTCCCCAGCATCATGAGTATTTTGACTTTATAAAACAATATGAAGGTGAATCTGTAAACCAAGCAGCCTTAAGATTCAATGGGGCACAAGATGGTATAACGGTGGTTTTAGCAGGGATGGGGACGCTAGAAGAGGTGGAGGAAAACATAAAGACTTTAGAACATCCACTAACCTTCTCGGAGGAAAAACGTGAAGAAATTAAAAGAAAAATTGCTAAAGATATGGACTCCTTATGCACAGGTTGTCAATACTGCATTAGCTGTCCTAAAAAAATACAGATCCATCACTATCTACAGGCATATAATTTGAAGGTGTTAAAGGATGAAGAAACAATGAAAAAGCAGGTTGACTGGTTAAAACAAGCCGGTAGGATTAAAGAAGATGACCCTATTGCAGCCGACTGTATAGCCTGTGGTAAATGCGAGGTTGTATGTACACAAAAGCTGCCTATTATAGAGCGGTTAAAGGAAATGGGTGAGTTATAG
- a CDS encoding spore coat protein, which translates to MNTNHQASFTEKELMNDLLASAKQVTSAYNVGITEASCQNLRQHLTQCLNDTQQIEYQIFDAMQKRGWYQVKQAQSQDVQSAKTKYNQMKTELK; encoded by the coding sequence ATGAATACAAACCATCAAGCCAGCTTTACTGAAAAAGAGTTAATGAACGATCTATTGGCCTCCGCGAAGCAAGTAACCTCTGCTTATAACGTCGGTATTACTGAAGCTTCTTGCCAAAATTTAAGACAGCATTTAACACAGTGTTTAAATGACACACAGCAAATCGAATATCAAATTTTTGATGCTATGCAAAAAAGAGGTTGGTATCAAGTGAAGCAAGCTCAGTCTCAAGATGTTCAAAGTGCTAAAACAAAGTATAATCAAATGAAAACCGAGTTAAAATAG